The Ictalurus punctatus breed USDA103 chromosome 9, Coco_2.0, whole genome shotgun sequence genome contains a region encoding:
- the LOC108261769 gene encoding uncharacterized protein LOC108261769 has translation MDQSGTRESSFLAFQSRQALMVFRDILDTVLHLSDEEWKTLTEDITHQYTKQKFASLCTEIVTSMSESVIGKMMPDLIERFGIESVLRAKAKLKEKDECESRSRSATPSRSGQSLPEDSSDLVQNSIQTAITKIKAAMQEAIRRVASRKKLKTVANKIIKSLKKISRKSHVKLESGDSVQLKNKATRDVSDLLVKHFSRVLTSLDPSVVTTSDAKEMIEIVVSGLVSAAEEKDDDRVSPIYIAKNGRVHEARKNACALANLIAEPFFKSNRAGGFVRTCSSDSLFETAGTEVNTVNSIPCHSETIYTFAEESTECLPLFIRSPVKPDFSAESKKGNDAAVIPISVMDDGHVHQITDENKLLFKKGKDTVLESNMCLSKCVLKQGSKRPPLPWSNEGASCSSPEVISGSGAEHEAEKEILDRPAEKDTVRVQADSLHKIAGTISHGGSADPALVSVEEVESRWFDIIPEKNPPINCCGFKKENNGRADILKVNEQPTGSTEEDLPMTSHSK, from the exons ATGGATCAGTCTGGAACACGTGAATCTTCCTTTCTAGCCTTCCAGAGCCGTCAGGCCCTGATGGTCTTTAGGGACATTTTGGACACCGTTCTTCATCTGAGTGATGA GGAATGGAAGACTTTGACTGAGGACATAACGCATCAG TACACGAAACAGAAGTTTGCATCTCTCTGCACCGAAATCGTGACGTCCATGTCGGAGTCCGTGATTGGGAAGATGATGCCGGATCTCATCGAACGTTTCGGGATTGAATCGGTTCTCCGTGCAAAAGCTAAGCTGAAGGAAAAGGATGAATGTGAATCAAGGAGCCGTTCTGCAACACCGAGCCGCTCAGGTCAAAG TCTACCAGAAGACTCCTCTGATTTGGTACAGAACTCCATTCAAACAGCCATCACTAAAATCAAAGCTGCAATGCAGGAGGCAATCCGGAGGGTCGCATCACGGAAAAAGTTAAAGACCGTGGCTAATAAGATAATCAAGTCACTCAAAAAGATCTCTCGTAAGTCTCATGTTAAGCTTGAATCTGGCGATTCAGTGCAGCTCAAAAACAAGGCTACGCGGGATGTGAGTGATCTGCTGGTGAAACATTTTTCACGCGTTTTAACAAGTTTGGACCCCAGCGTAGTGACGACTTCTGATGCCAAGGAAATGATTGAAATAGTGGTCAGTGGTTTAGTCAGTGCTGCTGAGGAAAAAGATGATGATCGTGTCAGTCCAATTTATATCGCGAAAAATGGCCGTGTTCATGAAGCACGTAAAAACGCATGTGCTTTAGCAAATCTAATAGCTGAACCTTTCTTCAAATCAAACAGAGCAGGAGGTTTTGTCAGGACCTGTTCCTCAGATTCTCTTTTTGAGACTGCAGGGACTGAGGTCAACACCGTAAATTCCATCCCCTGCCATTCCGAGACAATTTACACTTTTGCAGAGGAGTCCACCGAGTGCTTGCCTTTGTTCATACGAAGTCCTGTGAAACCAGATTTCTCAGCAGAGTCAAAGAAAGGTAATGATGCCGCTGTCATTCCGATTTCCGTTATGGATGATGGCCATGTTCACCAAATAACAGATGAAAACAagcttttgttcaaaaaagGAAAGGACACAGTACTTGAGTCCAACATGTGCTTGTCAAAATGTGTGCTGAAACAAGGCTCTAAACGTCCACCCCTGCCATGGTCTAATGAAGGTGCTTCATGCAGTTCTCCTGAAGTCATTTCAGGCTCAGGTGCAGAACATGaagcagaaaaagaaatacTGGACAGACCAGCTGAAAAGGACACTGTACGTGTGCAAGCAGATTCCCTTCATAAGATAGCAGGGACTATAAGTCATGGCGGCTCTGCAGATCCAGCACTTGTATCCGTCGAAGAGGTGGAGAGCCGTTGGTTTGACATTATTCCGGAGAAAAACCCACCCATAAACTGCTGTGGCTTTAAG AAAGAGAACAATGGCCGTGCAGATATTCTGAAAGTCAATGAGCAGCCCACCGGTTCCACCGAGGAAGACCTTCCCATGA CTTCACACAGTAAATAA